The Pediococcus inopinatus region CTGAATGATTCGGTTTAGGAATCGTTTGACTATCGTAGCTAAGCGGAAGAAGCTGCCTCAAGAGACACGTTTCAGCGAAAGCAGCAGAGCATTTCCACCCAAACAAACAGCTGCGAGATACACATTTCCAACAGTCTATGGATAAACGACACTTTAAAATATATAAGCAATTTATGGTAAAATAATTTGATAGATTTGAAAGAAGGATTACACATGGCAAACGAACAGAAGATTGATAAATCTCAAGTAGAACATGTTGCTAGTTTAGCTAAGCTAGAGTTTGACGATGCCGACTTGGGTAAATTCACCACGCAATTAGGCGATATTATGGATCTTTTCAATACCCTTAGCGCAGTGGATACAGACGGTGTTACGCCAACGTTCAGTGTGACGGATCAATTTAACACGATGCGTGAAGACGTTGCGGTTAACAGCCATGAAAAAGATGCCTTATTGAAAAACGCGCCCGATACTCAGGATGGTTACATTCGAGTTCCCGCAATTATTGATGAAAGCGAAGGGGCAAAGTAGATGAATTATTTTGATACAGATTTGACAACTTTGCATGAAAAGTTAGTCAATAAAGAAATCACCTCAGAACAATTGACAAAAGAAACCCTTGCAACAATTAAAGCAGACAACGACAAGTTGAATGCTTATATTACGATTGATGAAGAAGCGGCTTTGGCTGCAGCTAAAGTCGTTGACGAAAAAGGAATTGACGCAGATAATCTCTGGGCCGGAATTCCCATCGCCATCAAAGATAATATTGTGACAAAGGGTTTGAGAACAACTGCTGCTTCAAAAATGTTGGAGAACTTCAATCCAATTTATGATGCCACAGTTATCGAGAAACTCCGTGCCAATGATGTGGTTATTATTGGAAAAACCAACCTAGATGAGTTTGCAATGGGTGGTTCAACAGAAACTTCTTACTTTAAGACTACCCATAATCCTTGGAACTTGAGTAAAGTGCCTGGTGGTTCTTCGGGTGGTTCGGCCACAACTGTTTCCGCTGGTGGCGTATTGGCTGCTTTAGGAACAGATACTGGTGGTTCAATTCGGCAACCAGCTTCATTTACTGGAGTTGTTGGTGTAAAACCAACCTATGGACGAGTTTCTCGTTGGGGAATTATTGCCTTTGGTTCAAGTTTGGATCAAGTGGGTCCTTTCACGCGAACCGTTAAAGATAATGCTGCTTTATTAAATATTATTGCTGGTCATGATGATCATGATTTGACGAGTTCTGACAAGGCCGTTCCTGATTTCACAGCCGGTTTAGATGGCTCTGTTAAAGGGATGCGCATTGCTCTTCCTAAAGAATACTTAGGTGATGGTGTTGACGAAAACGTCAAGAAGGCCGTTTTGGATGCTGCTAATACATTCAAAACCCTTGGAGCGACAGTTGACGAAGTGTCATTACCAAACAGTAAGTACGGAATTGCTGCATACTACATCATCAGTTCTTCAGAAGCTTCTTCAAATTTACAAAGAT contains the following coding sequences:
- the gatA gene encoding Asp-tRNA(Asn)/Glu-tRNA(Gln) amidotransferase subunit GatA, encoding MNYFDTDLTTLHEKLVNKEITSEQLTKETLATIKADNDKLNAYITIDEEAALAAAKVVDEKGIDADNLWAGIPIAIKDNIVTKGLRTTAASKMLENFNPIYDATVIEKLRANDVVIIGKTNLDEFAMGGSTETSYFKTTHNPWNLSKVPGGSSGGSATTVSAGGVLAALGTDTGGSIRQPASFTGVVGVKPTYGRVSRWGIIAFGSSLDQVGPFTRTVKDNAALLNIIAGHDDHDLTSSDKAVPDFTAGLDGSVKGMRIALPKEYLGDGVDENVKKAVLDAANTFKTLGATVDEVSLPNSKYGIAAYYIISSSEASSNLQRFDGIRYGYRAEDVKNLEDVYVRSRSEGFGDEVKRRIMLGTYSLSAGFYDAYFRKAAEVRTLMINDFKKVFEDHDFIIGPTAPTPAFGIGEDSNDPKKMYMNDVLTVPVNMAGLPGMSLPAGFSNGLPVGLQIIAKPFDEQTLYRAGYAFEQATDFHKETPEIGGDK
- the gatC gene encoding Asp-tRNA(Asn)/Glu-tRNA(Gln) amidotransferase subunit GatC; the encoded protein is MANEQKIDKSQVEHVASLAKLEFDDADLGKFTTQLGDIMDLFNTLSAVDTDGVTPTFSVTDQFNTMREDVAVNSHEKDALLKNAPDTQDGYIRVPAIIDESEGAK